Genomic DNA from Mycobacteroides chelonae CCUG 47445:
TGTCTTTTCCGCACTAGAAATTGCTGGTGCAAGCTCTACGAGTGCAGCTGACTGGCCTGTTCATCGCGGGCGGGTTGTTGGCCGGGTGTGTGGTTCCCGGCGCCGCGAATGTGGGTCAAGGACACGTTGGTTCCGCGGCCGAGATCCTGCCCGATGATGCCCAGATGTCTTCACTATTGGCGCTCCGGCTCCATTCGGATGCACGCGTCGAAAGGCTCGACCTCGCGGCAGCCAATGCCCACAGCGCGGATACCCGCACAAGTTCTGTCGAGTGCCTCGGCGTTGCCTCACCCAGTTGGGGCACCACATTCGCCGAAGCTCCGGTACGTCAGGCCATACAGCAGCAGTGGTCTACACGCTGGAAAATCCGGGGAACTGGTTCGGGCACGACGATAGAGATCCAGATTGTTGAGCTGGATTCCCCAGGCAGCGCGAGAACCTGGTTCACCAGCCTGGAGGCCAGCTGGCGGCATTGCCAGGACACGCCGTTCACCACAAGAGGCACCGGGACCGGTGCGGTAACCAATGTGGAAATCAAAAATGTTGCAGAGGATCGCATTTCATCAGATTTTGTGCATGCGATTGTCACCGAATCGACCGGCCCGCAGCATCTGGCGCCACGCCAGACGCAACGAGCTGCCATCCAGACATCGCAGTACATCATCGACGTATCGGTACGCGGACGCACCGACGCCACGAGTGACAAAGCCCAATCCGTGGCCCGCCTGGTCAAAGCCAACGCCACCGCATAAGCCCCTCCTGCGCTCGTTTCTGCCATCGCACAGGGACCAATCGCGACACTCGCGACGTAAGGATCGTGTAAATCGAATAGTCGTGCGGACACCGAAACCCCTTGCTGTTCAGCGATTTCAGCAAGTTCACAGCGATTTTGTGAGCAGCGTCATAGATGCCGAATTCAACTGACAGTTCTACAGTTTCAACTGTCACAAGGACGTGTCGCTCCCGGGTATCAATTCCACTGCTCCTTCAGCCGCAGAGTGATTGGAGTCCGTCATGCAACCATGCACTGTCCCGAAAGTTCGTTTCCACAATGGTGTGGACATCCCGCAGCTCGGGCTCGGCGTCGCCGCAATCCCCGATGTCGAAGCGGAAACCATTGTCCGGCAAGCACTTGACGCCGGATATCGACATATCGACACCGCCACCAGATATGGCAATGAGCGAGGAGTCGGTCTGGGCATCGCCCGTTCGGGCATACCACGCGAAGACGTCTTCATCACCACGAAGTTGTGGGTAGACGATTTCTCTGATGTGGCGGGCGCTTTCGCCCGCAGCCTCGAGATGCTGGGCACCGATTACGTGGATCTATTCCTGATCCATTGGCCTGCACCGGATCACGGGCAGTATGTGACTGCCTGGCAGCAGATCGTGCAGCTCTACTTGTCCGGCGGCATCCGTGCCATCGGAGTATCCAATTTCGAGCCCGAGCACGTTCACGCCATCGTCGATGCGACCGGCGTACTACCGGTGATCAACCAGGTGGAGTTACACCCGTACTTCCAGCAGCGAAAGTTGCGGCAGTTCAACTCCGATCGGGAAATCGTCACCGAGGCCTGGAGCCCGCTGGCCCAGGGAATCGGCACCACCGAGGACTCCCCACTGGCCGCGCTGGCCGCAAAACACAACAAGACCCCCGCGCAGCTCATCCTGCGTTGGCATATCGAATTGGGACATGTGGTGATTCCCAAGACCTGCTCGCCGAGCCGACTGGCGGAGAATCTTCAGATCTTCGATTTCAGTTTGTCCCCAGAGGATCTCGACGTGTTCGTTCAGTTCGACAAACCCAACGGTCGACTGGGGACACATCCCAACGAGGGATTCTCGGCGCACCACTCTGCGCGGAGTAGATGGCACCGGGAACGGCTGGCCAGGCGCGCCGCCTAGCCGGTAGTCCTCACCGGTGAATCGGCCCTTCGGTGTCGCTCAGGGCCCGCCCTGATCCTCCCGACGTCTCCGCGATGATTTGCGCTGCAATGGATATCGCGGTCTCCTCCGGCGTGCGGGCATTGAGGTCCAGGCCCAGCGGGCTGTGTAAGCGCCGCAGCTGATCGTCGGTGACGCCTTCCTCACGCAGGCGGGCGACCCGCTCGATGTGGGTGCGGCGTGAGCCCAGCGCGCCGACGAATGCCACCGATGCTGTCGTCAGTGCCGCCGCCAGCATCGGCACATCGAACTTCGGGTCGTGGGTGAGCACGCACACCACGGTGCGCCCGTCGACGCGCCCGGCCGCTACTTCGGCGCGCAGGTATCGGTGCGGCCAGTCGACCACCACCTCATGGGCGTGCGGGAACTGTGCCGGCGTCGCGAACACCTCGCGCGCATCGACCACCGTCACCCGGTAACCCAGTTGGCTTCCCGTGTGGCTCAAAGCCCGCACGAAGGCGTTGGCGCCTGCCAGAATCATCCGCGGCGGTGCTCCGAACGCCTGCACAAACACACGCGGCCGCGCGGATTGATCGGGCTCACAGCGATCGGCACCCGCCACCGCGCTGTGCCCCGCCCGCACCAACGACGCGATGTTGCCGTCGATCTGCGGCCACGGCGCCGACTCGCCCGGCCGCACCAGGGCCCAATCCGGAGTCCCCGACAGCGTGCTCACCAACCCCACCGGCTCCCCCGCCTCGATCAGCGCACGCAACCGGCGCAGCAGTGGCACTTTGTCGGAGTCCACACGTTCGGTGACGACTTCGATCTCACCGCCGCAGGTGAGTCCGGGAGCCATACCGTCGTCGACACCAAACCGCTCACTGACACACAGCCCGGTCGCCAGCACGTCACGTGCGGTCTCGATGACCGCAGCCTCCACACATCCACCGGACAGCGATCCGATGACCGCCGAATCGGCCGTCACGAGCATCGCCGCACCGGGTTCACGCGGAGCAGCGCCGCTGACCTCCACGACGCGGGCCAAGGCGACAGCGCCACCGCCCTCGAGCAGATCGATCAGATCACCCAGCACGTTCTTCATGAGGACGCTCCCGCACCGGATGCGTTGATGGCCTGCCACACGCGTGCCGCGTTCATCGGCAGACGGTGCATCCGAACCCCGACGGCGTCACGGATCGCGTTGGCCAGCGCGGGGGCCACCGGGTTGTACGGGGACTCGCTCATCGACTTGGCTCCCAGCGGCCCCAACGCGTCATAGGTGTCGGCGAAGTAGACCTCGGTATCGGGCAGATCCACCAGTCGCGGAATGTGATAGTTGCGCAGCGCCGTGGTGCTGACAAAGCCGTCCTGCACCAGGATCTCTTCGTAGAGCGCAGAACCGATGGCCTGTGCCACACCGCCTTCCACCTGGCCGCGGCACTGCTGTGGGTTGATGACCACCCCCGCGTCGGCGGCCTGTATCGATTGCAGGATGCGCACGGTGCCGGTGCCCGGATGCACACCGACGCGGAATGCCTGGACGTTGAAGGCGACCGACCGGGGCGTGCCCTCATGGCGGCCCAGTGCGGCCAACGGCTGCGGCGCCGAGCCCGCGATATCGACCAGCCCCAGCAGCTCCCCGCCGGTCCGCACGCCGTCGGGTCCCAACACGCACCGCGATTCCGGTACCGCCAACTTCGCCGCGGCAAACCGGATGATTCTGTCGCGCAATAGCTCCGCCGCACGGTGCACGGCCAGACCCGCGACGGTGGTGCCGGCCGAGCCGAAGGCACCCGTGTCGTGGCCCACCCCGTCGGTGTCGGCCTGGTGAATGTCGACCTGGGCCGGTACGCATCCCAGTACCGCAGCCGCGAGCTGCGCGTGCACAGTGGTGGTGCCGTTGCCGAATTCGGCAGAACCCACGGTAATCCGGTAGCGCCCTTGCGCGTCCAGCTCGGCGCGCGCATCGGCCACATGCCCACGCGGCGGCACGGTCGCGATCATGGCGATCGCCATGCCCTCCCCTACCTTCCACTCCGCAGACAGGGTCGATCCGTTACGCGCCGGATCGGCGCCGCCGCGAGCCAGCGCGTCCTGCGCGAGGTCCAGACACTGGTCCAGCCCGTAACTACCGAACTCCAGGTCGTCTTCCTCGACTTCCCAGCTGACAAACGGGTCTCCCGGGACGATGGCGTTGCGGCGCCGGAACTCGAACGGGTCGATGCCGAGTTCACGTGCCAGCTCGTCGAGTGCCGATTCGATACCGAACAGCACCTGCCCCAGCCCGTAGCCACGGAACGCACCGGACGGAATGTTGTTGGTGTAAACAGCTTGCGCGTCGACGCGCTTGTTGGCGCAGCGGTATTGGGCCATCGACTCGTTACAGCCGTGGAACATCACCCCGACGCTGTGGTTGCCGTAGGCCCCGGCATCGGAGAGCACGTCGACCGCCAGCGCGGTCAGCACCCCGTCGGGTCCGGCCGCGGCGGTCACATTCACCCGCATGGGGTGGCGGCACGGCGCGATGGTGAACTGGTCGGTGCGGCTGAACTCATAAACCGCAGGTGCCCCGGTGACACGCACCGCCAGCAGCACCAAATCCTCGGTGAGCATCTCCTGTTTGGCGCCGAACCCGCCACCGACGCGCGGTGCGAACACCCGAACCTGTTCGCGTGCAAGGCCGAAAACATGACACAGCTCGTCGCGCACCAGGAACGGGACCTGACTGCTGGTACGCAGCACATACCGCCCGCGCTCGTCCTGCCAGCCCACCGCGCCGTGGGTTTCCAGGTGCACGTGCTGCACCCGCGCCGTCTGCCAGCTGCCGCTGACCACCGCCCCCGATTCCCTGGCCCGGGTCACCGCGGCCTCGACATCACCGACCTCACCGTGCACCTCGGCGACCAGATTGCGTGCGGGATCGGCGATCCTGGCACCGGACCCCTTATCCCCATGCACCATGTGTGCGCCGGGCTGCTGCGCCAGCTCTGGATCGAAGATCGCCGGCAGTACCTCGTACTCGATGTCGATGTACTCGAGCGCCCGGTGCGCGATGGTCGGCGAGTCCGCCACCACCGCGGCGACGCGCTGTCCCGCGAAACGCAGCACACGGTCGAAAATCAGTGTGTCGTCGGGGTCGTCGGTGCGCTCGTGATGGCGTGCGGTGGAGAACGGCACACCTGGGTCGTCGCGATAACACAGCACCGCGCGCACCCCCGGCACGTCGCGGGCCTTCTGGATGTCGATCTGGGTGATACGGGCCGACGGGTGCGGGCTGCCCAGGACCGCAATATGTCCAACCCCGGCGGGCAGCTGGTCCATGGTGTACGGCTCGGTGCCGGTCACCACCCTCGCCGCTGCAGGGGCACTGACACTCCCTTGCGGGGGTGCCGCACCGCAGATGGCCGCGCGAATAGGCCGGTAACCGGTGCACCGGCACAGGTTGCCTTTCAACGTATTTCCCAGATCTTCGGTCTGGTCCTCGGTGAGCGTGGCCGCCGTCAAGACCATTCCCGCGGTGCAAAATCCGCACTGGAATCCCGCATGTCCGATGAAGCCGTGCTGCATGGGATGCAGGCCCTGTTCGTCCCCGAGGCCACGCACGGTGAGGATCTCGGCATCGGTGACGCGATGCGCGGGCACGATGCACGAATGTTGCGATGCCCCGTCCACCAGTACCGTGCAGGCACCGCAATCACCGGCGTCGCAACCCTTTTTGACCTCGGTGTGGCCGTGCTCGCGCAGGAAGGTACGCAGGCACTGCCCGGGTCGGGGGCTGGTGTCGATGATGTGACCGTTGACCTTCACGGGCGGCCTCCGGTCAGCTCATCAGCGACCTCGCGGGCCAGTTGAACGGTGACCGCACGCCGCCAGTCCGCGGTGCCATGCGCATCGGTATGGAACTGCGCGCCCGGGATGGCCGCCACAGCCCGCGCGACACTTTCCGTTTCGGCGGGAGCCCGCAGCACGAATGGCCTACGCGTTGCGGCCGAGACCCCGAGCACGATGTCGCGGCCGTCCAGGCGCCCGGTCACCAATGCACCGGAGCGCCCCAGCTCGGAGTACGCGACCTTGCGCAGCGTTGTCGGTTGCGTAAGCGCTGCGGCGGGAAAGGTGATGGCACGCAATACATCACCGGTACGCAATACCGTCGTGTTGATATCGGTCACGAAGTCGGTAACGGCGCACCGTTCGTCGGTTCCGTCGCGGCGCCAGATGAGCAGCTCGGCATCCAGGGCAGCGCACAGCGAGATCATCGCGCCCGCGGGCAGACCCAGACATACGTTGCCGCCGACTGTCGCGGCGCGCCAGATCTTGAAGGAGGCCAGCAGGGCACGCGCGCACTGCCCGAAAAGGGCGGTGGCCTGCCAGTCGGAGGGATATGAGGCAGTGACGAGTCGTTCGATGCTGCAGGTGGCAGCGACCTGCAGGCCCTCTTCGGTCACCACCAGGT
This window encodes:
- a CDS encoding molybdopterin-dependent oxidoreductase — translated: MKVNGHIIDTSPRPGQCLRTFLREHGHTEVKKGCDAGDCGACTVLVDGASQHSCIVPAHRVTDAEILTVRGLGDEQGLHPMQHGFIGHAGFQCGFCTAGMVLTAATLTEDQTEDLGNTLKGNLCRCTGYRPIRAAICGAAPPQGSVSAPAAARVVTGTEPYTMDQLPAGVGHIAVLGSPHPSARITQIDIQKARDVPGVRAVLCYRDDPGVPFSTARHHERTDDPDDTLIFDRVLRFAGQRVAAVVADSPTIAHRALEYIDIEYEVLPAIFDPELAQQPGAHMVHGDKGSGARIADPARNLVAEVHGEVGDVEAAVTRARESGAVVSGSWQTARVQHVHLETHGAVGWQDERGRYVLRTSSQVPFLVRDELCHVFGLAREQVRVFAPRVGGGFGAKQEMLTEDLVLLAVRVTGAPAVYEFSRTDQFTIAPCRHPMRVNVTAAAGPDGVLTALAVDVLSDAGAYGNHSVGVMFHGCNESMAQYRCANKRVDAQAVYTNNIPSGAFRGYGLGQVLFGIESALDELARELGIDPFEFRRRNAIVPGDPFVSWEVEEDDLEFGSYGLDQCLDLAQDALARGGADPARNGSTLSAEWKVGEGMAIAMIATVPPRGHVADARAELDAQGRYRITVGSAEFGNGTTTVHAQLAAAVLGCVPAQVDIHQADTDGVGHDTGAFGSAGTTVAGLAVHRAAELLRDRIIRFAAAKLAVPESRCVLGPDGVRTGGELLGLVDIAGSAPQPLAALGRHEGTPRSVAFNVQAFRVGVHPGTGTVRILQSIQAADAGVVINPQQCRGQVEGGVAQAIGSALYEEILVQDGFVSTTALRNYHIPRLVDLPDTEVYFADTYDALGPLGAKSMSESPYNPVAPALANAIRDAVGVRMHRLPMNAARVWQAINASGAGASS
- a CDS encoding sensor domain-containing protein — encoded protein: MQALRVQLTGLFIAGGLLAGCVVPGAANVGQGHVGSAAEILPDDAQMSSLLALRLHSDARVERLDLAAANAHSADTRTSSVECLGVASPSWGTTFAEAPVRQAIQQQWSTRWKIRGTGSGTTIEIQIVELDSPGSARTWFTSLEASWRHCQDTPFTTRGTGTGAVTNVEIKNVAEDRISSDFVHAIVTESTGPQHLAPRQTQRAAIQTSQYIIDVSVRGRTDATSDKAQSVARLVKANATA
- a CDS encoding aldo/keto reductase is translated as MQPCTVPKVRFHNGVDIPQLGLGVAAIPDVEAETIVRQALDAGYRHIDTATRYGNERGVGLGIARSGIPREDVFITTKLWVDDFSDVAGAFARSLEMLGTDYVDLFLIHWPAPDHGQYVTAWQQIVQLYLSGGIRAIGVSNFEPEHVHAIVDATGVLPVINQVELHPYFQQRKLRQFNSDREIVTEAWSPLAQGIGTTEDSPLAALAAKHNKTPAQLILRWHIELGHVVIPKTCSPSRLAENLQIFDFSLSPEDLDVFVQFDKPNGRLGTHPNEGFSAHHSARSRWHRERLARRAA
- a CDS encoding XdhC family protein; this encodes MKNVLGDLIDLLEGGGAVALARVVEVSGAAPREPGAAMLVTADSAVIGSLSGGCVEAAVIETARDVLATGLCVSERFGVDDGMAPGLTCGGEIEVVTERVDSDKVPLLRRLRALIEAGEPVGLVSTLSGTPDWALVRPGESAPWPQIDGNIASLVRAGHSAVAGADRCEPDQSARPRVFVQAFGAPPRMILAGANAFVRALSHTGSQLGYRVTVVDAREVFATPAQFPHAHEVVVDWPHRYLRAEVAAGRVDGRTVVCVLTHDPKFDVPMLAAALTTASVAFVGALGSRRTHIERVARLREEGVTDDQLRRLHSPLGLDLNARTPEETAISIAAQIIAETSGGSGRALSDTEGPIHR
- a CDS encoding FAD binding domain-containing protein, whose amino-acid sequence is MDLHTVDSVLIPRDRADLGGLGMQDGVLAGGTWLMSQPQPGLRRLVDLAGMRWPDLVVTEEGLQVAATCSIERLVTASYPSDWQATALFGQCARALLASFKIWRAATVGGNVCLGLPAGAMISLCAALDAELLIWRRDGTDERCAVTDFVTDINTTVLRTGDVLRAITFPAAALTQPTTLRKVAYSELGRSGALVTGRLDGRDIVLGVSAATRRPFVLRAPAETESVARAVAAIPGAQFHTDAHGTADWRRAVTVQLAREVADELTGGRP